The Raphanus sativus cultivar WK10039 chromosome 2, ASM80110v3, whole genome shotgun sequence DNA segment GTTCTTCATCTACTTCCTTGTCTCTGATCCATCCCTCAAGCAACTCTTCTAGTTTCTTAACCCTTGCCTCATCATATTCTTTTCTCCTGAGTTCTTCAACCTCAGCCCAAAAGCAAGATCCACAGTCAGATCTCTTTATCTCTTCAGCACTCCTGCCTGCCTTCAGTAGTTCATGCTCATACCCTCTCTGAGAGTGTTTGTAACGGTTTGGTCTTCCATGTATCATATAAGGCCCTGTGTCTTCGTTCTTCAAGTGCCTATGGTAGTTTGAAATATCAAGTGGTTCGATCAATCTACGGTAGCGATTTGCCAAATCTATCCACTCAATGCGCCCCTCAAACCCATCTGGAAGTTGTCCTTCTTTCACTAGACCGAGCACCTCGTCATAAATACCAGCTAACTCAGCTCTAATGACGTTTGCTCTGAAGTCTTTCTCTTCATTAGATTCCTTGAAGGAATCATAGTACCCGATTTTATGAGTTAGACACTTTGGCTTGTATTCATCCTCTATCCATACCAGCTTCTCTACTATTTTAGGCTGCTTAGCGTCTATCTTGCTTTGGTTATCGACTCGTTTCTTCTCTGCCTCAAATGCAGCATGGACGCATTGTCTGGCTCTTGTGCTCTgccaaagcaaaaaaaaaaacatcaatgaGCAGAGCCGGATGAAACATTACATTGCCTcccaaacttttaaaaaaaatattatacgtAGGCCATATGACCCCAAATTGTCCTAACTTTTTTTACCAAGattaaccaaaaaatatttatagcccCCTAAATCTCATATCCTTGTAGTCTAGAAGGATCAAACTATGGAGAAGAGAGAACTATTTTACCAGTCCAAGGTCACCGAGGGCAGATTCTTCTCCATTCAAAGGCAAGTGATGCAAATCTAATTGACTAACCACTTTCATTCCCATCGAGTGTACCATTTCCTCATAGCTACGGTGATCACTTATGCTCTGATATGGTCTTAGAATTAATTCCTGCTCGTTGCTTGACTGAGAAGCATAAAACAGAATCTGAAGAATGGCGTCTGAGTTGCTCACTGAAACCAATCTCGTCCCTGTAGAGAAGACAAAAGTGCCTGCGGGTCTATAAGGACTCAGCTCAAGGAAACTTGAAAGCGTTTTCAAAAACGGCTCTCCGTTTCCAATCAGTTTACAGACAGCTTGGTGTGCAACAGTCGCTGTGTCTTTCATCACCGTTGCGAAAAACCCTGTGATGCTCTGGTCGTTTCCTTGGTTCCCAGCTCTAGGATCCAGTTGGCTAAGAACACGAGGCAGATCTTGCTTTGTTGATGCCtttctagcaagcattatccGAGGGACGATATCGAATCTTGTGACGAAGTTCACGAAGAACCGGCTCCAGTTCTCTCTCCCAAGAGCGTGCTTGAAGACATAGTCACCAACCAAAGGAGCTCCAAAGGTTAAACAAAGAGGCTCCGGGAAGAAACCGCTCTGCTTTGTGAAGTATGTCTCCAAGTACCAAACTGTTGCTAAGATTGCAGTTGCGCCTCCTGAAGAATGTCCTGTGAATACTATCCGTTGACTTCTCATGCTGTCGACAACCGTTTTAACCTGAAAGTTTCAGACATAAATGAATTGTATGTTTCCAACTGATGTCCCCATAAAAGGTCAAAAGAGTTTGTTATACTTACTGAATGAGGAAATGAGGTTGAAACGAGAAGCTGAAGATTCTTGAGGAAAGCTTCGTTAACGGTAGCGTCAACGTCGTTGCCAATGCTTCTCATACAAGGGAACTGTTCACGGTTCATCTTAGTTTCTCCAAACGGAGACTCATTCTCTGGATCAAACAAATCTTTCTCCAAGAAAGATGATTTGAAACCGAAAAAGACGGTATTGCCTTCTTCCTCCTTGTGAAAAGGCTTAGTCGTGTTCGAAGCCATCCATGATCGGGTGATTAGATCATTACTGAGTCCGGCAAGAGCATCTAACGCCATTGATGTAATAATCTCTTTCTTGTGGaccttttctctctttcttctgcttatggtctttcttcttctatttGGACCAAGTGTGGATATAAAGGCAGAGAGATGTACAAAACATAATTACCAAAATACCCATCGAAAACGTGAGAGCTTATagtattttattctttttgaatGAAAATGATTTGCTTATACAATAGTTGACTCTGCTTTTGGTATTGGTCACTAGGTAAACGAAACATTACCAATTCACGTGGTAAGTTCTCATTGGATCATAGTTCTTTACGTCCGACAAGAGTGGAATTTCCAAGCAATTCTCATTCAGCTTTTGTCCGAAAGTTTTTCTCggtgttttcttaatcttgcTTTAGAAAATTTGTGGCTTGACTTTTGAGGTCTTCGTCTCCAATAGAAATTTTGTAGCTTGACTTTTGCGGTCTTCGTctccaataatttttttgtagaaaTGCTCATTTCACTtgaatgttttttataaaaggtCTTTCCATATTAATCTCCAAGTAATTTAATTGGCCATGCGTTTTAAATCTATATTAataggtatatatatatgaaaaaaactTATAACTATGTTACTAAAAACTACAACTATGTCACTAAAAAAACTACAAACTAAATTCTTACAACAAAATTTCTGTACTTACAACCCAACTAATTAATCAGACCCATGATCTAAATATTGTTTTGTCTAACTTATACAAGTTTTGATGTAAAGTTTTGTTAAATGTAAAACCAATTATAGATAGTTGAAAATGGTGTTTCTGGAATGTATTATTTT contains these protein-coding regions:
- the LOC108838839 gene encoding protein EDS1B; translated protein: MALDALAGLSNDLITRSWMASNTTKPFHKEEEGNTVFFGFKSSFLEKDLFDPENESPFGETKMNREQFPCMRSIGNDVDATVNEAFLKNLQLLVSTSFPHSVKTVVDSMRSQRIVFTGHSSGGATAILATVWYLETYFTKQSGFFPEPLCLTFGAPLVGDYVFKHALGRENWSRFFVNFVTRFDIVPRIMLARKASTKQDLPRVLSQLDPRAGNQGNDQSITGFFATVMKDTATVAHQAVCKLIGNGEPFLKTLSSFLELSPYRPAGTFVFSTGTRLVSVSNSDAILQILFYASQSSNEQELILRPYQSISDHRSYEEMVHSMGMKVVSQLDLHHLPLNGEESALGDLGLSTRARQCVHAAFEAEKKRVDNQSKIDAKQPKIVEKLVWIEDEYKPKCLTHKIGYYDSFKESNEEKDFRANVIRAELAGIYDEVLGLVKEGQLPDGFEGRIEWIDLANRYRRLIEPLDISNYHRHLKNEDTGPYMIHGRPNRYKHSQRGYEHELLKAGRSAEEIKRSDCGSCFWAEVEELRRKEYDEARVKKLEELLEGWIRDKEVDEEHIFLEGSSFRKWWHSLPEVHRCGSSLRVRMG